The Leopardus geoffroyi isolate Oge1 chromosome C1, O.geoffroyi_Oge1_pat1.0, whole genome shotgun sequence sequence TACGCAGAGATGAGCTGAACGGGATCTTTCTGCTACGGCAGGTCACACAGTCTGAGATCCTGCGAGCTTTAAGGACCCCCGTCCCCCAGACTTGATGCCACCACGACACGCCCTTCTACGACTCCTCTTGTTCACTCACGTATTCCTGGTTCCTGGATTAGTTCTTGGTGTTTAACAATAATTGCTGGCTGTGTGCCTTTCCTTTAGGcgctccccccccgccccgtatTCTTTCACTCTTGCTCTCGAAAATGGGAGACCCATCATCTTGACGAAAACATTGAAACCTCTCCGTCCCGTTGGTTTggaaacacttttctttctttctcttacatcTAGGTCATATTATACCACCTGAAAAGGTACATGAAGAACTTTTCAGAGAGTGGCATATTCCATTTAAAAAGCCATCCTATCCAGCAGTGAAACGGTATAATCAGAATCGGACACTTCTTCAAAAGCTACAGATGGAGGAgcgatttaaaaagaaagaaaagttactcAGGAAGAGATTAGCCAAAAAAGGAATTGATTATGATTTTCCTCCACTGGTAAATATTCTTTCACAAAATGTTTTTCACGGGGTGGGCTTTGTTCCTCAATAATTATAGCCTGTTTATGGTTTTATACAAAGTGTCTAGCCCAGTGTTGAGGCTTTGTCTAAGTTTTTGAAACCTTGCACTGTAGGTTTCTTCTAAAAGCTTGTTAGCGCAGATCCCATTATTTCCAttatacagaagaggaaactctTGAAAGGGATTAGGTCATTTGCAAAATTTTTACGATCTGTTTTTAAGTTACTGAAGTTAAACCACTGTTTAACCAAAAACTATAATGCTTATAGAAAActattgaaggggcgcctgggtggcgcagttggttaagcgtccgacttcagccaggtcgcgatctcgcggtccgtgagttcgagccccgcgtcgggctctgggctgatggctcagagcctggagcctgtttccgattctgtctccctctctctctgccccttcctcgttcatgctctgtctctctctgtcccaaaaataaatgaacgttgaaaaaaaaaaaaaaaagaaaactattgaaGATGTCATTCAGAATGAAATGTTTGGTTTATTATATGCTCTCCTTAAACATCAAGGCTGTGAATCAACGATCTTATTGCCATTCTGATTTTGGAATTAGAAATATTCTTCTTAACATATAGATCGGAATTAACCAATAAGCATCAGTTCTGCGAATTAAATGAGCCAGGGGTTGAAATATACGAGACAACTTAATGAAAATGAGTTAGCacggattttcttttttttttctttttttttttttttttttttttgggacagagagagacagagcatgaacgggggaggggcagagagagagggagacacagaatcggaaacaggctccaggctctgagccatcagcccagagcccgacgcggggctcgaactcacggaccgcgagatcgtgacctggctgaagtcggacgcttaaccgactgcgccacccaggcgccccatcagcacGGATTTTCAAATTCCTGGCTGTTCACTTCTTGCTCGAATCCTAAACACACACTTTTGCAGTAGGTGTTAAAAGAGCGTGTCACTGTCCCAGGGCCCTGGCGCTCGTGGGAACCGTGTGGGAGCTGGGACAGTGAAGCTGCAAAACAGGCCTGCAAGAAATGCCTCTCCCGTAGCCTGTTTGCTGGTTTTTCAAGAGCAGCTCTGTTTCGTTGCCCAATCCTGAACTTGGCTAAGATGGGGCCCGCCTTTTCGCATTCTTCcagttcacatttctttttttttttttttttttaatatatatatttgtgtgtgtatatatatatattttttgtttgttttgtttttgttttgttttgagagagagaatcccaagcaggctccacactcaacgcGGAGCCCAGTTGACATCACAACCcaagccaatatcaagagtcggactttAACCAACTGTAGCTTTTGTTGTTACCATTCCTCTGGTTCACATCTGACTCGGGTTTCTGTATGGCCAACTTCAGGTTTGGCCCTACTTCAGCCTCCACAGCTGTGCCCATTCCTTAGTGAGGGTCTCTCTCCCAGTTTTGCCTTAAGATcatgggttttggtttttaaattgaAATGCTTTGTCATTTGGAGAGAATTTACTGATTATGCGTGTAAGGATCTAATGGTAAGTTAAGCATGTAAATGGCATACATATGTGACATTGccagttcatttctttatttaaggttttatgtaaaaagaaaaaaagaagtgcttcAGACACTGGTCTTCAGAAATCTACAAATAGCCAGGtaaagttttttttatcatgttataTGCCAGGTAGAAGGGAAAGATAAATGGGGAAATACATATTCAAGACTACTGTCGCTGATAAATATGCAGATTGGTGAAGtctcttaaaatttattgaaGGTCTtatcaaagaagaagaagaaaaaagctcCGTGCACTCCTGGCACCCCTGAGCAGACTGTGGATAGCCAGGTAAAATTGTGTTCACTGTTCTGGAAATGGGGTATTATAGAAATGATTTGAAAGAggaaaagcaggggcacctggctggctcagttggtggagcgtgtgactcttaatctcagggtcgtgagttctagccccatgatgggtgtagagattactttaaaaagataaaagaggaaaagcagtCCATGCTGCTGtcactttattaaaatttcaaatttaaccTTGTGATTGTTTTAGTAAATCCTGGTGATTTAGCAGATGCAGTGAGCTTAATAAAAGTTACTGTGAGCGTATGGCACCGTTTTCCTTTTCGGCAAAGTGACTGAGTCAGTAGGGAGAAATGAGGCTACTATCTTTACAAATGTGAGACTAGTTTTCTCCCTAATACCCTATAATGGGGCACGTTCTATTCCAGTTAATTGTGAGCTTGATACTAACTTTGGTAAGGGCCTAGGCTGTGTTATGTGCACTTGTATCACCAAAAGGTATAAACAGGCCTAAAATAACACAGGGGAACTTATAAAAATATAGGGCAAggagtatgggggggggggggtggtaaagtCATTCCTAatatcttcctttatttctctattaCAATGTTTTACTCATTGAATCCAGGGCCCCACACCAGTTTGCACACCAACATTTTTGGAGAAGCGAAAATCggaagtggctaaaatgaatgtTGACGATAAAGATAACGAAATAGTTTTCAAACAGCCTGTACCTGGtgtaaaagaagaaacacagcaGACTCAAACACCTACACGCTCAAGGAAAAAAAGACGAAGAAAAGGCAATCAGTGATTCTAAATGTATtatatttcttctgaaaaatgtgattttattgtgAGGGCTAATTCTTTGTATTTAACTACGTGCAGTGAAATGCAACCATTGACAGGGTTCTTGGAGGACAAACTGTCAGTAAGGAAAGCGGTCAGTAACCGGCTTACCTGCCCTTGCTGGCATTTCAGCGTGCAGTAGCTGGGCTCACGCTGCCTCTTTGTCCTGGTCTCTAGTTTTCTTTGCACATTTCATAGctgtctttagtttttcttcctgGATAGAAAAGTCCCCACTTCCTGCAGCTTTTATTGTTACCATCAGATAAAGAATACAGAATCTTGCTTGACCGTCTACATGGTTCTCTATTAGACTGTGCACGGCTAACCCATAAGAGCACTTGAACATCATGTGATGGAAACTGGAAGTTAAATTACTTGGAGAGTGAGAAAGCCCTTCAAGTATATGTACGTGACCGCTTTTACCAAGTTAAGTCTTTGGGGGGCTAGCAAGGTTTAATGACTGTCATTTTGTGCTCGTATCATCAATGTGGAACTGTATCTCAAGAATCAGTGACCAGCAAATAAACTTTTTCTACAATTCATTTATATGCAAGTGGGATTTGggtgtcttttcctttttaagtgcttatttaaattccagtgtagttaccATAGAGtgctatattggtttcaggtgtgcagtacagtgacccccccccccccccccccccccacacacacacacacttcatacAACACCCGgcactcatcacaagtgtcctcctcaatccccatcagcagtttcacccatcccccacccacctcccctctggggaccatcagttctctatagttaagagtctgtttcagggctcctggggggctcagtcggtgaagcatccaacttcagctcaggtcacgatgtcagcgtgtgagttcgagccctgcatcgggctctgtgccgacagccaggagcctgcttcagattctgtctcactcaaatataaatatttttctttaaaaaagagtatttcttggtttgcctttttttttttcattttttctctttgtttcttaaattccacatgtgagtgaaatcatggtatttgtctttctctggctgacgttttgcttagtgtaatactccagctccatccatgttgttgcaaatggcaagattttttttttacggtTGACTAGTATTCCATCATAAGGACCTGGGTGTCGTGAAGTAAACTAGTAGGTTTTCGCCTTCTCAACTATTTTAAGGTTTCTGATactcttgaaatttgcttttgtttagcTAATCCAGATTTGCTAAAAATGCCCGTTGCCACCAAACATTTTTTCATCCAGTATTTGTTAAGTCTTTAATAATGAGACACTGAGCTAGGTGTTCtgacataaaatggaaataaggatTTGTTTCAAGTGTATGCAAAGAGCAGGTTTTTACGTCTGGAATGGTAGCTGGCCTAGAATACACTcaagtatttttgcttttttatttttttaaatttacatccaaatcagcatgtagtgcaacaatgatttcaggagtagattccttaatgccccttacccatttagcccatcccccctcccacaacccctcctgtaaccctcagtttgttctccatatttatgagtctcttctgttttgtccccctccctgtttttatattgtttttgtttcccttcccttgtgttcatgttttgtctcttaaagtcctcatatgagtgaagtcatatgatttttgtctttttctgactaatttcacttagcacaataccctctagttccatccatgtcattggaaattatttcattctttttgattgccaagtaatattccattatatatatatacacacacacacacacacacacaccacatcttctttatccattcatccatcaatggacatttgggctctttccatactttggcgctataaacatgggggtgcatgtgtcccttcgaaacagcacacctgtatcccttgggtaaatacctagtagtgcaattgctgggtcgtagggcagttttagttttttgaggaacctccatactgttttccagagtggctgcaccagcttgcattcccatcgaTACGTATTTGATGCGTAACATCTTGCTCCCCTTTTTGAACCACTTCTCAGCCTTGTGGATCTGGATGTCCATCTGGTTCCCCTCCTGGGAAAGCTCCGGGAAGCACGTCATTGCACCTTCACCTCCCAGCGGGCATATGCACTGAAGCTCACACGTGTACATTGCAAGAGGAGTTGAATACTTCCTTCTTCCCAGATGCTTCCTTCTTCCCGGATGCTTCCCAGATCCCAGGTGACAGATGCTGCCACCCATCCACCCCATTCAGGCTGGCACCATTCATCATCATTTAAtgtgcaaattatttttttaaatgtgccctGGAGCTGGGAGGGGAGGATTCCATCTCTAGCGTGTCGTGGCCATGGGTATTTTTtgtaagaaatagaaattctgtgCTTCTAAAGAATATCTTCCTGTGGACTAGATTAGGGTCTTCAAGAAAATCCATCAAGCTGGTGTTTTGATTTTCAAGTTTTGTAGTGAGAAAAACAGACGAGAATTGAATGGAAATTCTCAggcagtaaaatataaaattttgcagTAATACGGAGCAAACAAGAGGGTACAATTCAAAGCTACAATCAGTATGACCAGGACtgtaaaaatgtagttttttaaagtgagaagataagcatttaaataatgtggaagcaggggcgcctgggtggcgcagtcggttaagcgtccgacttcagccaggtcacgatctcgcggtctgtgagttcgagccccgcgtcaggctctgggctgatggctcagagcctggagcctgtttccgattctgtgtctctctctctctctgcccctcccccgttcatgctctgtctctctctgtcccaaaaataaataaacgttgaaaaaaaaaatttttttttaaataaataaataatgtggaAGCAAAAGTATGTGTTATTATATAGTGAGCAAAAAGCTAAAGGAAGAAGAATCAATCCACATACTAGGTTCAACAAGAGACATGACAGACTGTATGTTTGCCGTAAAATGGGGTGACCAGTGAGCAAACCAGTGTAAAGTGAGGCTTTCTGTATTTTGCCGGTAGTATCTGCAATATTGTGTGACCACATCCAAGGCGACTGATCATTATGTTCCAGAAACTGGAACCCTGGCTGATTGGTGGCATGAGATGGAAATTCAGATCAGCTGTGCTGGTAGGAATTCCAAAGTCAACTGTCCACTGCAAAGGCTGTCTCTTGTTCAAGGACTGACCCAGGTTAGGGAACCCAGGACAGCTGTCCTCCCATACAGTGGCTGTGATGCAGATGGCTGCTATCCTTTAACCCAGAAGTGGGTGTgtatgcacacaccacacacacacacacaattattttaCACTTGAGGCAGAAATAGTCCCGCGGCCCAAAGTGAACTATGTCATGGGGCATCCTGTGTCGTGGCCAAGTCAGATGCTGCCTGttgtgattttacatttttaaaggtttaaaaagtCAAAGTTACAGCAGATGAAAATTCTATGAAGTGCAAAGCTGAGCGTTCCTAAGTAAAGGTTGGTTGGAACACAaccatatatatatcttttttgaagtttatttattttgagagagagcatgcacacacaaggaggagaggggcacagagaaggggaaacaATGCCAATCctaggctctgcaccatcagaaacccagtgcggggcttgaactcacaaaccgtgagatcctgagctgagctaagagtcagatgcttaaccgactgagccacccaggcgccccagctcaaTGTACTTTGCCCCATGTTACTGGGATGCCaggaattttatgtgtttttgttaCCAGTTAGTACCCATCAGgtcaaaacaagaaaagcagaCTTCGAATGTCACACGTAGGCTCACCGTGCAGAGTGGATTATTTTCTTATCAAATTAGATGGCACAGAATTGTGCCTGCTGTGCGGTGATGCTCCGgctgtgctttttttctcttcaccatCTTTCCTTCTCGTGGCCGCTGCAGCCACGAAGTTCAAGCTGTCAGTTTCTCTGGATACAAAATCTACCCTAGACATGGGAGGCCCTATGCCGGGACTGAGGGGAaggttttctaatttcttaatgaaaatgCAACTCAGCATTCCTTTCCAAGAGGAATCCTCAGCAGAGAAACTGGACTTtacagaagaaacacaaaaagggacagaagaaattcaaaagaaaagaacccGCTTGTACGGTCCAATTCCAGAGGGCCATCACTGGTGCATCTCATGCTGGTGAAATGGCCAAGAGGGGTCAGAAACCTGATGTCAGGAAGGCTCAACGAGAATAAGCCATCAGGGCTACCAAGGAAGCAAAAAAGGCTAAGCAAGCACCTGTAGACAGCAACGGCGGCTGCTGAGGTTCCCACGAAAGCAGCACCTAAGCAAAAGATGGTAAAGCCTGGGAGGGTTTCTGCACCCTGAGTTGGCAGAAAACGCTAAGTTGGTggatcagattttattttattattatttttttaagtttatttattttgagaggggcagagagagaggggagagagaatcccaagcaggttcagtgctgtcagcacagagcccgacgcagagcttgatgcagagctcgatcccacgaaccgtgagatcatgacctgagccaaaatcgagagtcaggcgct is a genomic window containing:
- the NIFK gene encoding MKI67 FHA domain-interacting nucleolar phosphoprotein isoform X2; its protein translation is MAVFAGPAKPFLSLNPQEEAKFRKEVAQSRRRATQRKEKEKLTPGVIYVGHLPPALYETQIRAYFSQFGTVTRFRLSRSKRTGNSKGYAFVEFASEDVAKIVAETMNNYLFGERLLKCHIIPPEKVHEELFREWHIPFKKPSYPAVKRYNQNRTLLQKLQMEERFKKKEKLLRKRLAKKGIDYDFPPLVLCKKKKRSASDTGLQKSTNSQVLSKKKKKKAPCTPGTPEQTVDSQGPTPVCTPTFLEKRKSEVAKMNVDDKDNEIVFKQPVPGVKEETQQTQTPTRSRKKRRRKGNQ
- the NIFK gene encoding MKI67 FHA domain-interacting nucleolar phosphoprotein isoform X1 → MPGERASCWEWNQPQRKEKEKLTPGVIYVGHLPPALYETQIRAYFSQFGTVTRFRLSRSKRTGNSKGYAFVEFASEDVAKIVAETMNNYLFGERLLKCHIIPPEKVHEELFREWHIPFKKPSYPAVKRYNQNRTLLQKLQMEERFKKKEKLLRKRLAKKGIDYDFPPLVLCKKKKRSASDTGLQKSTNSQVLSKKKKKKAPCTPGTPEQTVDSQGPTPVCTPTFLEKRKSEVAKMNVDDKDNEIVFKQPVPGVKEETQQTQTPTRSRKKRRRKGNQ